A section of the Solitalea canadensis DSM 3403 genome encodes:
- a CDS encoding PSP1 domain-containing protein: MGCSTCSTGGCTPAGCKSNGSCLTDGGCSKLDVYDWLSDMDLPAHYKPFNIVEVKFKGSRKDFYVNTNNHYLEMGEMVAVEGNQGGFDLGHVSLTGELVRMQMKKKGVKDSAEFKKIIRKASQADIDKWKIAKGLEYETMHKARTLALELNLKMKLSDVDYQGDKTKATFYYTADDRVDFRELIKKMAEAFKIRIEMRQIGMRQEASRLGGIGSCGRELCCSTWLTDFRTVSTAAARYQNLSLNTLKLAGQCGKLKCCLNYELDTYIDALKDIPENVTGLQTERGFARLQKTDIFKKIMWFSYADVTDWIPLEVNKVRELLSMNSKGQKPADLKGLEYTSTVTAPKPVAFDYENVVGQDSLTRLDEKNGKKKKKKKKGKGNSGEGQEPRAAQPVQQQERQQQQNKPQQQERQQQQKRDKEAGQQRPAKPDAQTRPQQNGGGNKNQGNQRRNQNKNNNNQKPTNNNSNKE; encoded by the coding sequence ATGGGATGTAGTACTTGTTCAACCGGAGGTTGCACGCCGGCGGGTTGCAAAAGCAACGGATCGTGCTTAACTGACGGAGGATGCAGTAAGCTGGACGTTTATGATTGGCTGTCTGATATGGATTTGCCAGCTCACTATAAACCATTTAACATAGTTGAGGTTAAGTTTAAAGGTTCACGTAAAGATTTTTACGTAAACACAAACAATCATTACCTCGAAATGGGAGAAATGGTAGCCGTTGAAGGAAATCAGGGTGGTTTTGACCTTGGTCATGTTTCTTTGACAGGTGAACTGGTGCGTATGCAGATGAAGAAAAAAGGTGTTAAGGATAGTGCCGAATTCAAGAAAATTATCAGAAAAGCCAGCCAGGCTGATATAGATAAATGGAAGATTGCAAAAGGTCTTGAATATGAGACTATGCATAAAGCCCGCACGCTAGCCCTTGAGCTTAACTTAAAAATGAAGTTAAGTGATGTTGATTATCAGGGCGATAAAACTAAAGCTACTTTTTATTATACAGCCGATGACAGGGTCGATTTTCGCGAGCTGATCAAGAAAATGGCCGAAGCATTTAAGATTCGTATCGAAATGCGTCAGATAGGTATGCGACAAGAAGCCAGCCGTTTAGGTGGTATTGGGTCTTGTGGTCGTGAACTTTGCTGTTCAACCTGGCTAACAGATTTCCGTACCGTTTCAACAGCGGCGGCACGTTACCAGAATCTTTCATTAAATACATTAAAATTAGCCGGACAATGCGGAAAATTAAAATGTTGTTTGAATTATGAGTTAGATACTTATATCGACGCATTGAAAGATATTCCGGAGAATGTAACCGGATTACAAACAGAAAGAGGCTTTGCCCGTCTGCAAAAAACCGATATCTTTAAAAAGATCATGTGGTTTAGCTACGCTGATGTAACCGACTGGATTCCTCTTGAGGTGAATAAAGTTCGTGAGCTCCTGTCGATGAATAGTAAAGGTCAAAAACCGGCGGATCTAAAAGGATTAGAATATACTAGTACTGTTACAGCTCCAAAACCGGTTGCCTTTGACTACGAAAACGTAGTGGGTCAAGACTCTTTAACCCGACTTGACGAGAAGAACGGCAAAAAGAAAAAGAAAAAGAAAAAAGGCAAAGGGAATTCAGGAGAAGGTCAGGAACCACGTGCTGCTCAACCTGTTCAGCAGCAAGAGCGTCAACAGCAACAGAATAAGCCTCAACAACAGGAACGTCAACAACAACAGAAAAGGGATAAAGAGGCGGGTCAACAGCGTCCAGCAAAACCTGATGCACAAACTCGTCCGCAACAAAACGGAGGAGGCAATAAAAATCAGGGAAATCAACGCCGTAATCAGAACAAAAATAATAACAATCAAAAACCAACTAATAATAATTCTAATAAAGAATAG
- a CDS encoding DUF4249 domain-containing protein: MKNVYYSILGLGFLLFCLTLCTEPYTPPEIQGKHNYLVVDGFINSGTDSSFITLSRSKNIGDERLIEYENTAQMQLEGEAGSIHQFVLLKNGVYALPVLILNANANYRLRIKLKGKEYLSEQFPVTQSPEIDSISWKQDKNGVRILANTHDVTDKSRYYKWDFVETWEYVSKYESLYKYENGKLKRRNLATEDINRCWKTEVSHSVNLGTTAGLTKDVIYEVPIHTIPFSSFRLSRKYSILVKQYVVTPKAFDYWLNMKKNTEQPGSIFDPQPSQISSNIHCLTTPEEPVIGYIGAGTIKKQRIFVDKTQLLPHFRPNEYDACKIDSFYTVLPPWLGPGPDKDPDWVWHLFSNGKRLPIRVTYIPDTRDTICILSLKECVDCREKGGVTKKPDFWP; encoded by the coding sequence ATGAAGAATGTTTACTATAGCATATTAGGTTTAGGTTTTTTATTGTTTTGTTTAACACTTTGTACTGAACCATACACTCCTCCCGAGATTCAGGGAAAACATAATTACCTGGTAGTAGATGGATTTATTAATAGTGGAACGGATTCATCATTTATAACCTTATCTCGAAGTAAGAATATTGGAGATGAACGCCTAATTGAGTACGAGAACACTGCACAGATGCAATTAGAGGGAGAGGCAGGCAGTATACATCAATTTGTTCTTTTAAAGAATGGAGTATATGCTCTTCCTGTATTAATCTTAAACGCTAATGCTAATTATAGGCTTCGTATTAAGCTAAAGGGGAAAGAATATTTGTCAGAGCAATTCCCTGTTACACAAAGTCCCGAAATAGATAGCATTAGTTGGAAGCAAGATAAGAATGGCGTTAGAATATTGGCAAATACACACGATGTTACCGATAAATCAAGATATTATAAATGGGACTTTGTAGAAACCTGGGAATACGTTTCAAAGTATGAGTCTTTATATAAATATGAGAACGGAAAGTTAAAAAGAAGAAATTTAGCAACAGAAGATATTAACCGTTGTTGGAAGACTGAGGTCTCTCATTCGGTAAATTTAGGAACCACAGCAGGCCTGACTAAGGATGTTATTTATGAGGTTCCGATACACACTATTCCTTTTAGTTCTTTTCGTTTGTCGAGAAAATATAGCATTCTGGTTAAGCAGTATGTGGTTACACCTAAAGCATTTGACTATTGGCTAAATATGAAGAAAAATACGGAACAACCGGGCTCAATATTTGACCCTCAGCCTTCACAAATATCCAGTAATATACACTGTTTAACCACTCCTGAAGAGCCAGTCATTGGATACATTGGTGCAGGGACTATCAAGAAACAACGAATTTTTGTTGATAAGACTCAATTATTGCCCCATTTTAGACCTAATGAGTACGATGCATGTAAAATTGATTCGTTTTATACCGTTCTGCCTCCTTGGCTAGGCCCGGGGCCTGATAAGGATCCTGATTGGGTATGGCATCTTTTTTCTAATGGTAAAAGATTGCCGATCAGAGTCACTTATATACCGGATACCAGAGACACTATTTGCATTTTGTCTTTAAAAGAATGTGTTGATTGCCGTGAAAAAGGTGGTGTGACTAAAAAACCTGATTTCTGGCCATAA
- the ruvX gene encoding Holliday junction resolvase RuvX, with amino-acid sequence MARLMAFDFGTKRIGIAVTDPLQIIATALTTIHPKDVIDYLKEYLLTEQIETFIVGEPKQMDSTPSESARHVEAFINLLKKQFPTIPIDRMDERFTSKMASHTIANSGLKKSDREKKGLIDSVSAVIILQSYMEKRSFGF; translated from the coding sequence ATGGCAAGATTGATGGCCTTTGATTTCGGAACCAAAAGAATCGGTATAGCTGTTACAGACCCTTTGCAAATTATTGCAACGGCGTTAACAACTATTCATCCTAAAGATGTAATCGATTATCTTAAAGAATACCTACTTACCGAACAAATTGAAACTTTTATAGTGGGTGAGCCAAAACAAATGGATAGCACTCCATCAGAATCTGCTCGCCATGTAGAAGCCTTTATTAATCTTTTAAAAAAACAATTTCCGACCATCCCGATTGATAGGATGGATGAACGATTTACATCTAAAATGGCAAGCCACACCATTGCAAATAGCGGATTGAAAAAATCGGATAGAGAAAAAAAAGGATTGATTGATTCTGTTAGTGCTGTTATTATTTTGCAGTCATACATGGAAAAACGCTCATTCGGCTTTTAA
- the def gene encoding peptide deformylase encodes MILPITAYGDPVLLKKAQPIDKDYPNLSGLINDMFETMYNASGVGIAAPQVGLSIRLFVIDAKPFADDDDDEVSEAESKQLKAFKRVFLNAEILEQTGEKWAFTEGCLSIPDIREEVMRPANIKIKYYDEKWVEHIEEYTGLAARVIQHEYDHIEGKLFTDYLNPLKKAMLRGRLDSITKGAIKVDYKMKFPARKKGRR; translated from the coding sequence ATGATATTACCAATTACCGCCTATGGCGATCCTGTTTTATTGAAGAAAGCTCAACCTATTGATAAAGATTATCCGAATTTATCAGGCTTGATTAATGATATGTTTGAAACCATGTATAATGCCAGTGGAGTTGGAATTGCTGCTCCTCAGGTAGGACTTTCAATTCGTTTATTTGTTATTGACGCAAAACCTTTTGCTGATGATGATGACGATGAAGTGAGTGAAGCAGAAAGCAAACAATTGAAAGCTTTTAAACGAGTGTTTCTTAATGCTGAAATTCTTGAACAAACTGGTGAGAAATGGGCGTTCACAGAAGGATGTTTGAGTATTCCTGATATCCGGGAAGAAGTGATGCGTCCGGCAAATATTAAAATCAAGTATTATGATGAAAAATGGGTGGAGCATATTGAAGAATACACAGGATTAGCTGCCCGTGTTATTCAGCATGAATATGATCATATTGAAGGTAAATTATTTACTGATTACTTAAATCCGCTAAAAAAAGCAATGTTAAGAGGCCGATTGGATTCAATTACCAAAGGTGCCATTAAGGTGGATTATAAGATGAAATTTCCTGCTAGAAAAAAAGGAAGAAGGTAA
- a CDS encoding site-specific integrase — translation MATVNLCVRPEMKDNNGLMPIYMIFQHRGKRFKHFTGLKVPQESWDAKKQEIIEFNGNTEKWNHTLSTQKIKLLNATYHILREHEDADVQEIKEAFYKDLFKGGSEFFEELAEYIEESKKTKKESTVFVYETLIKDLKLFEDAADYHISFNNLNTEFYVQFTGFLEKTLNNTNNTISKKIKALKAFLHYASGKKLVQTSEFENFDTKTVESVKLSLTEEEVQRLYTLNLSLNKELALIRDIFMFGCVTGLKHSDIIKLKVDDVADDKLLIINQYTYIKTRIPMNNYARFILKKYGAEKGYCFPMVQNVYANKHLKTLGKMAGINTPINVSIHKGNQIIEKSKPKYELITTDTARYTYAALSLRAGMRPELLIQVLGQKTVNALLEYNYFSNPMNDFEMLNCWNKIFL, via the coding sequence ATGGCTACGGTAAATCTTTGTGTTAGACCCGAGATGAAAGATAATAATGGTTTAATGCCAATTTATATGATCTTTCAGCACAGAGGGAAGCGTTTTAAACACTTCACTGGGTTAAAAGTTCCGCAAGAGAGCTGGGATGCCAAAAAACAAGAAATTATAGAGTTTAACGGTAATACTGAAAAGTGGAATCACACGCTAAGCACTCAGAAAATTAAACTATTAAATGCCACTTATCATATCCTGAGAGAGCATGAGGATGCAGATGTGCAGGAAATAAAAGAGGCATTTTACAAGGATCTTTTTAAAGGAGGAAGTGAATTCTTCGAAGAATTAGCCGAGTATATTGAGGAATCCAAGAAAACAAAAAAGGAAAGCACTGTCTTTGTGTATGAAACGCTGATAAAAGATTTGAAGCTTTTTGAAGATGCGGCCGACTACCATATAAGTTTTAATAATCTTAATACAGAGTTTTATGTTCAGTTTACGGGGTTCTTAGAAAAGACACTGAACAATACCAACAATACGATCAGTAAAAAGATAAAAGCCTTAAAAGCATTTTTACATTACGCTTCGGGGAAAAAGCTGGTACAAACATCGGAGTTTGAAAATTTTGACACCAAAACAGTTGAATCGGTAAAGCTTTCTTTAACGGAAGAAGAAGTTCAGCGTTTATATACCCTTAATTTAAGTTTAAATAAAGAGCTTGCTCTTATCCGCGACATTTTTATGTTTGGTTGTGTTACAGGACTCAAACATTCCGATATTATTAAGCTAAAAGTAGATGATGTTGCTGATGATAAGCTTTTGATCATTAATCAGTATACATATATTAAAACGCGTATTCCGATGAATAACTATGCGCGTTTTATTTTGAAGAAATATGGTGCGGAGAAAGGTTATTGTTTCCCGATGGTGCAAAATGTTTATGCTAACAAACATCTAAAAACATTGGGGAAAATGGCGGGAATAAACACCCCAATTAATGTTAGTATCCACAAAGGCAATCAGATTATTGAGAAGTCAAAACCCAAATACGAATTAATTACCACAGATACTGCCAGATATACCTATGCCGCATTATCTTTGCGAGCAGGTATGCGTCCGGAATTACTCATTCAGGTACTGGGGCAAAAAACAGTAAATGCCCTGTTAGAATATAATTATTTCAGTAACCCAATGAATGATTTCGAGATGCTGAATTGTTGGAACAAAATATTTTTGTAG
- a CDS encoding DNA polymerase III subunit — protein MQFKEIVGNEHIKDQLIRSAKENRISHAQLFLGPEGSGALSLAIAYAQFIGCENKQEDDSCGQCASCRKYQKFIHPDLHFSYPFIANKTNKVETSVDVIEEWRKALSEDQYLSLNAWLKHLDVENKQPNIPIAECHAIIQKLSLKPFESEFKVLIMWLPEFLGNEGNSLLKIIEEPSHKTLFLLVAENRDKMLNTILSRTQLIKINKLSNKEIQQHFMDKHNCDSQQANRIAYLANGNMSAAYAIFNEEENKDTGSFADWMRLCYTGNGTGIVKWVEDFAKIGRERQKNFIRYGLNIIRDCLLYSDGAKEMIHLEGEEMEFVTKFSALVGLQKGELLIKTFEEAIYHVERNANPKILFLDVSLQINRYLRTQPAA, from the coding sequence ATGCAGTTTAAAGAAATTGTAGGAAACGAACACATTAAAGATCAACTGATTCGCTCTGCAAAAGAGAATAGGATCAGTCATGCGCAATTATTTCTTGGACCGGAGGGCTCGGGAGCACTGTCTTTGGCTATTGCTTATGCTCAATTTATCGGCTGTGAAAATAAGCAGGAAGACGATTCTTGCGGACAATGTGCATCTTGTAGAAAATATCAGAAGTTTATCCATCCGGATCTTCATTTCTCTTATCCCTTTATTGCCAATAAAACCAATAAAGTGGAAACAAGTGTAGATGTGATTGAGGAATGGAGAAAAGCATTATCGGAAGACCAGTATCTTTCTTTAAATGCCTGGTTAAAACACCTGGATGTTGAGAATAAACAGCCAAATATTCCAATCGCAGAATGTCACGCCATTATTCAAAAGCTAAGTTTAAAGCCCTTTGAATCGGAGTTTAAGGTCCTGATCATGTGGTTGCCGGAGTTTCTGGGTAATGAGGGTAACTCTTTATTAAAGATCATCGAGGAACCTTCTCATAAAACGTTATTCTTATTAGTTGCTGAGAATCGCGATAAAATGTTAAACACTATTTTATCTCGTACGCAACTGATAAAGATCAACAAGCTGTCGAACAAAGAAATTCAGCAACATTTTATGGATAAGCATAACTGCGATTCACAACAAGCGAACCGCATTGCTTATTTGGCTAACGGGAATATGTCGGCAGCTTATGCGATATTTAACGAAGAGGAAAACAAAGACACAGGCAGTTTTGCCGATTGGATGCGACTCTGTTATACCGGGAACGGCACCGGCATCGTAAAATGGGTGGAAGATTTTGCAAAGATCGGAAGGGAGCGTCAAAAAAACTTTATACGCTACGGATTAAACATCATCCGCGATTGTTTGTTATATTCGGACGGGGCGAAAGAAATGATACATTTAGAAGGTGAGGAAATGGAGTTTGTTACTAAATTTTCGGCACTGGTGGGTTTGCAAAAGGGTGAATTACTGATAAAAACGTTTGAAGAGGCTATTTATCATGTTGAACGAAATGCTAACCCGAAAATTTTATTTTTAGATGTATCTTTGCAAATTAACCGTTACTTGAGAACACAACCAGCCGCATAA
- a CDS encoding NifU family protein encodes MSNAELLTKVEGALNQIRPYLEADGGNVEVLEVTDDNILKLKLLGSCGSCPMSIMTLKAGIEQAVMREVPEIVSVEATNITDIDDPNAVMPNTVNAQ; translated from the coding sequence ATGAGTAACGCAGAATTGTTAACAAAAGTTGAAGGAGCATTGAACCAGATTCGCCCTTATTTAGAGGCCGATGGGGGAAATGTTGAAGTGTTGGAGGTTACCGACGATAATATTTTAAAGCTAAAATTGCTTGGATCTTGTGGATCTTGTCCAATGAGTATCATGACACTTAAAGCAGGCATCGAACAAGCTGTAATGCGTGAAGTTCCTGAAATTGTTTCAGTTGAAGCTACCAATATTACCGATATTGATGATCCTAATGCAGTAATGCCAAATACGGTAAATGCTCAATAA
- a CDS encoding gliding motility lipoprotein GldH, with protein MFRSTRLFSKLFLFSLSCTLLMACTDNSVYNNTTTISDKGWFSNDKAVFDVKIDNPGKLAVYLDLRHTDDYKYSNLFLRMYVKNPDGKMQPTRVLEVKLAEKDGKWRGSGSGKLISQETYITNALDFSKPGSYRIEFEQFMRDDPLKEISDLGVKLIKE; from the coding sequence ATGTTCAGATCAACGCGTTTATTTTCGAAGCTTTTTTTATTCAGTTTAAGTTGTACACTCTTAATGGCATGTACAGATAATTCTGTATATAATAATACAACTACCATTAGTGATAAAGGGTGGTTTTCTAACGACAAAGCCGTTTTCGATGTAAAAATTGACAATCCGGGGAAACTTGCTGTTTACCTAGATCTTCGTCATACGGATGATTATAAGTACTCCAATTTATTTTTGAGGATGTATGTAAAGAATCCTGACGGCAAAATGCAGCCTACAAGAGTATTAGAGGTTAAGCTAGCTGAAAAGGATGGTAAATGGCGAGGTTCGGGATCTGGCAAACTCATTTCCCAGGAAACGTACATCACGAATGCATTGGACTTTTCAAAGCCAGGCAGCTACAGAATTGAATTCGAGCAATTTATGCGCGATGATCCATTAAAAGAAATATCTGACCTTGGTGTCAAACTAATTAAAGAATAA
- a CDS encoding Mrp/NBP35 family ATP-binding protein, with product MITPEQVLTALKNVEEPDLKKDIVTLKMVEDVKVEGKKISFSVVLTTPACPLKDLIKNACINAVKHFVDKEAEVEVNLTSRVTTKSTNTFSNIKNIIAVASGKGGVGKSTVAVNLAISLAKKGAKVGLIDGDIYGPSIPIMFQLEGAKPYMTQVDGQNKIEPIEKYGIKLLSIGFFTDPNQAIPWRGPMVSSAIKQLFNDAHWGELDYLLVDTPPGTGDVHITLAQGFPIAGVVIVTTPQNVALADAKKGAGMFRMEGVKVPILGVVENMSYFTPAELPTNKYYIFGKGGGNVLATQFDVPFLGEIPLVMEVSEGGDKGEPVALQDNNLVAEAFADIAEKVAQQVAIQNALANKETVVE from the coding sequence ATGATTACACCGGAACAAGTTTTAACTGCACTTAAGAACGTTGAAGAGCCTGATCTGAAAAAAGATATAGTTACTTTGAAAATGGTAGAGGATGTGAAAGTGGAAGGCAAAAAAATTAGCTTTTCAGTTGTCCTCACTACTCCAGCGTGTCCGTTGAAAGACCTTATCAAAAATGCCTGTATAAATGCAGTTAAGCATTTTGTAGATAAAGAAGCGGAAGTAGAAGTTAATTTAACCTCACGCGTTACGACTAAGAGCACCAATACCTTCAGTAATATTAAGAACATTATAGCTGTTGCTTCTGGCAAAGGTGGTGTAGGAAAGTCTACTGTTGCTGTAAATCTGGCCATTTCTTTAGCGAAAAAAGGTGCTAAAGTTGGTTTAATTGATGGCGACATCTACGGCCCGTCTATTCCTATCATGTTCCAATTAGAAGGAGCGAAGCCTTACATGACGCAGGTAGATGGCCAGAACAAAATAGAACCGATTGAAAAATACGGAATAAAATTATTGTCGATAGGATTCTTTACAGACCCTAATCAAGCTATTCCGTGGAGAGGCCCGATGGTTTCATCGGCTATCAAACAATTATTTAATGACGCTCATTGGGGAGAGTTAGATTATTTATTGGTTGATACTCCTCCAGGAACCGGTGACGTACACATTACATTGGCGCAAGGTTTTCCAATAGCAGGTGTGGTAATTGTAACAACACCTCAAAACGTAGCATTGGCTGATGCCAAAAAAGGGGCAGGAATGTTTAGAATGGAGGGCGTTAAGGTTCCGATTCTTGGTGTGGTTGAAAACATGTCTTATTTCACCCCGGCAGAACTACCAACTAATAAATACTACATTTTTGGCAAGGGCGGAGGAAATGTACTTGCTACCCAATTTGACGTTCCATTTTTAGGAGAAATCCCATTGGTAATGGAGGTTAGTGAAGGAGGAGACAAAGGTGAACCGGTTGCTCTTCAAGACAATAACCTGGTGGCTGAAGCATTTGCTGATATTGCTGAAAAAGTAGCACAGCAAGTTGCTATACAAAACGCACTCGCTAATAAAGAGACAGTTGTAGAATAA